Below is a genomic region from Lonsdalea populi.
GTGGGGAAACCAAATATCCGCCGATCGCTGGCATCCCTGAACTGTGTGAAGCCATCGTCAATAAACTGCGCAGCGATAACCAGTTGGAGTACACCAGCAAACAGATTATCGTCTCTAACGGTGCCAAACAGGTGATCTCCAATGCGCTGATGGCCACCCTGAATCCCGGTGATGAGGTGATTATCCTGTCCCCTTACTGGGTCTCTTATCCGGATATGGTCTCACTGTGCGGCGGTACGCCGGTGATTGTGTCTGCCACAGCCGCGCAGGGTTATAAAATAACCGCTGAAAGCCTTGAGCAGGCGATCACCCCTAAAACCAAATGGTTGCTGTTTAACTCACCTTCCAACCCTTCGGGGGCGGTATACAGCCACTCTGAGCTGCGGGCGCTGGCCGATGTGTTGCTGCGCCATCCGCATGTCTGGGTGATGACTGACGATATCTACGAAAAGCTGGTCTATGACGACTGCGTATTCGTCACCTTCCCACAGGTTGAACCTGCACTGCTCGAACGCTCGCTGATTATCAATGGTGTGTCAAAGGCCTATGCCATGACCGGCTGGCGCGTAGGCTATGGTGCAGGTCCACAGCCGTTGATCAAAGCGATGGAAACCATTCAGGGGCAGACCACCTCAGGTGTGTGCGGCATTGCTCAATGGGCGGCGCACGCTGCACTGACCGGGCCGCAGGAATTTCTCGCCGATTGGCGTGCCAGCTTTAAGGCGAGGCGCGATTACGTGGTGGCCGCGCTTAACGAGGCTCCGGGGCTGCATTGCCAGGTGTCGCAGGGGGCATTTTACGTTTATCCGTCCTGTGCCGGGCTGCTGAATAAAACCACCCCTCAGGGGCGGGTAATCAACAGCGATAAAGACTTTACCGAAGCGCTGCTAGCCAGCGAAGGGGTGGCGCTCGTACACGGTAATGCTTTTGGGCTGGCACCCAATTTCCGCCTGTCTTACGCCGCGTCCATGGCGCAACTGGAAGAGGCCTGCCAGCGCATTCAGCGTTTCTGTCACAGCCTGAAGTAAGTCTTACTGTGCTTCGCGATGGAGTGGAGCATAGTTTATGGCGCACCCATTTCAGCGGTAGCAGGAGTTAACCCGCTGCCGTCAAGGATCTCGCATGTTTCTGGCTGGTGCTTTTCCGGTATTTAAAGAACGAATGACGCGCAGGTATCTGATGGGGCAGGCGGCATCTATCCTCGGTTTGTGGACGCAAAACGTCACGCTTAATTTACTGCTGTGGCAGATGAGTCAATCGCCCTGGCTGCTCGGGGTGCTGAATTTTCTGCTTTACTGCCCGGCGTTGATTGTTCCGCTGCTGTTCGGCAGCTGCCTGACGCCAGCCACCGTCAAAGGCACCATGATGCGCATACTGTGCCTGTCGGCCACTATCAGCAGTTTACTGTTGGTCAGCGTGCTGGCCGGCTTTATTTCACCGCTGTTTATTTTGTTGATTGCGGCGGTAGCGGGCTGTGTATCGTCGATGGAGTTACCCACC
It encodes:
- a CDS encoding pyridoxal phosphate-dependent aminotransferase, giving the protein MKILSQTLERVKPSASNAASQLARDMKAQGKDVIALSSGEPDFDTPEHIKQAALAAMNRGETKYPPIAGIPELCEAIVNKLRSDNQLEYTSKQIIVSNGAKQVISNALMATLNPGDEVIILSPYWVSYPDMVSLCGGTPVIVSATAAQGYKITAESLEQAITPKTKWLLFNSPSNPSGAVYSHSELRALADVLLRHPHVWVMTDDIYEKLVYDDCVFVTFPQVEPALLERSLIINGVSKAYAMTGWRVGYGAGPQPLIKAMETIQGQTTSGVCGIAQWAAHAALTGPQEFLADWRASFKARRDYVVAALNEAPGLHCQVSQGAFYVYPSCAGLLNKTTPQGRVINSDKDFTEALLASEGVALVHGNAFGLAPNFRLSYAASMAQLEEACQRIQRFCHSLK